The DNA window GCGCAGCGTCGTCGTCTTGCCGGCGCCGTTCGCGCCCAGCAACCCGAAGATCTCGCCGGGACGGCAGGTGAAGTCGATCTGCCGGACGGCGTGCACTGGACCGCGGGATTCATCGTAATAGGTCTTGGTCAGGTCCTTAACGAATACGGGATCGTTCACGGTTGCCATCCTCTTGAGGGGTTGCGGCGCAGAAGCCGGTGTTTCAGGAAACCGCCCAGTCCGCCTTCATAGCTGCCGGTCATGATGTCTTCGTAGCGGGTGATCGCCGCGGCGATCCGCAGAATGATCCAGATGTACAGGACTTCCATCAGCAGGGTGAGGCCGATCTGGGGCCAGTGATAGACCCCGCCTATGGCCTCCCGGAACACCAGGCAGACGTTTATGATGGGCACGCAGGCCAGCCAGGTCGTGAGTTCCAGGCCGGGGAACTGCATGAAGACCGCCGGTACCAGGATCATGACGGTTACGAAGGGACCCGCCAGGGACTGGGCGTCCTTGAACGTCCGGGCGAAGCTGGCCACGACCATGAGGAAGGCCGAGACGAACAGGGCGAGAAGCAAGATTACCACGAAGATCAGCGGAACGGCGGACCACGGGATCGTGAAGCTCAGGTCCTGGATCCGGTCGCCCAGGAGCGGCGCCATGAGGGTGCGCATGGAGAGGCTCATGGCCAGGAAGTTCAGCATGCCGGCCGTGGTCGAAAGCGCGGCCACGTACAGGTACTTTCCCGCGAGGACGTTCATGTGGTCCGTCGCCGCCGTCAACGTGGTCTCCCAGGTGGAACGCTCGCGTTCTCCGGCCGTCGCGTCCAGGGCGGGGTACATGCCGCCCACGATCAGCATGATGATGACGAGGATGGGCACCGCCATCCCCAGGATGAAACGTCCCATGTCCCGGCTGGAGGATACGTTCTCCCGTTCGATCCAGATCATCTGGTAGGCCGGACCGGACAGCCCTCGTTCCCTGCCCGCCCTTTCCAGGTAGGCCGTCCGGTGGCGGTTGACGACGTCTTCGACCCGGCTCATGGCGATCCGGCTCCGGTCCTTCGACGAGTCGCCGGTGATCCGGACTTCGATGTCGTCCGCGTTTCCCCCGTCGCGCGGAGCGAGTTCGACCAGGAGATCCAGCCGGCCGTCGCGAATCGCGTCCTCGGCGGCTTCCATGGGCGCGGCCGTCACAGGACCGGCACGGTCCGCCTGGTCTGCCTGGTCCATGCGATCCATGCGGTTCACGCTTTCAAGGCGTTCCACGCGTTCCACGCGGTCCAGGCGGTCTATGCGGTCCGCGGCCTCGATTTCGCGGACGAGTGCAGCGTCTTCTCTCACGTCGCCCACGATCATCACGCGGGCCGTGAAGTTCTCCGTCTGGCCGATGACGAATGACAGCCCCGTGTAGGCCAGCCAGAGGAGGACCGGGTACATGAACAGGGGCACCAGGACGACGTTGATGACGATGGAGCGTTCACGCAGGGCGCCGCGGAGTTCGCGGAGGAAAACGAGACCGGTATCGGTGAGATTGAGCAATACGGCTTCCTGTTCGCGGGACGTGGACTAAGCTACTGAAATGACCGGCGGACCCAGTCCCCGGCGTCGCGTACGACCTGGTCGGGATGCAGGCGGCTGCGGGCGAGATGCCCCGTCGTGCT is part of the Gemmatimonadota bacterium genome and encodes:
- a CDS encoding ABC transporter permease, whose protein sequence is MLNLTDTGLVFLRELRGALRERSIVINVVLVPLFMYPVLLWLAYTGLSFVIGQTENFTARVMIVGDVREDAALVREIEAADRIDRLDRVERVERLESVNRMDRMDQADQADRAGPVTAAPMEAAEDAIRDGRLDLLVELAPRDGGNADDIEVRITGDSSKDRSRIAMSRVEDVVNRHRTAYLERAGRERGLSGPAYQMIWIERENVSSSRDMGRFILGMAVPILVIIMLIVGGMYPALDATAGERERSTWETTLTAATDHMNVLAGKYLYVAALSTTAGMLNFLAMSLSMRTLMAPLLGDRIQDLSFTIPWSAVPLIFVVILLLALFVSAFLMVVASFARTFKDAQSLAGPFVTVMILVPAVFMQFPGLELTTWLACVPIINVCLVFREAIGGVYHWPQIGLTLLMEVLYIWIILRIAAAITRYEDIMTGSYEGGLGGFLKHRLLRRNPSRGWQP